The proteins below come from a single Tenuifilum thalassicum genomic window:
- a CDS encoding transketolase has protein sequence MADIEFLKKMATQVRRDVIRMVHKPSSGHPGGALGCADFFTALYFEVLNINPNNFTMDGIGEDIFFLSNGHLSAVWYSVLARKGYFDKSELSTFRLINSRLQGHPTTAEHLPGIRIASGSLGQGLSAACGAALAKKLNGDKNLVYTLHGDGELQEGQIWEAALFAAAKKIDNLIATIDYNGKQIDGPVDEVVTLGDLKAKWLSFGWEVLETNGNDMEQLLSTFEIAKSKTGKGKPIVILMRTEMGMGVDFMMGTHKWHGKAPNDEEFGRAMAQLPETIGDF, from the coding sequence ATGGCCGATATTGAATTTCTGAAGAAGATGGCGACTCAAGTTCGCCGTGACGTGATAAGAATGGTTCATAAGCCATCGAGTGGGCACCCTGGTGGTGCATTGGGTTGTGCCGATTTTTTTACTGCACTATACTTTGAGGTGCTCAACATCAACCCCAACAACTTCACCATGGATGGTATAGGTGAAGATATTTTCTTTCTATCTAACGGACATCTCTCTGCAGTTTGGTATAGCGTATTAGCCCGTAAGGGTTATTTCGACAAGTCGGAGCTTTCAACTTTTAGGCTAATAAATTCTCGCCTGCAGGGACACCCAACTACCGCAGAGCACCTCCCTGGCATACGTATTGCTTCGGGTTCTCTTGGACAAGGGCTTTCTGCAGCTTGTGGCGCTGCATTGGCCAAAAAACTAAATGGCGATAAAAATTTAGTTTACACCCTCCATGGCGATGGTGAACTTCAGGAAGGTCAAATCTGGGAGGCTGCCCTATTTGCAGCAGCAAAAAAAATCGATAACCTAATTGCTACTATCGATTATAATGGCAAGCAGATTGACGGTCCCGTTGATGAGGTGGTTACCCTTGGCGACCTGAAAGCAAAGTGGCTATCGTTTGGATGGGAAGTTCTGGAAACAAACGGGAATGATATGGAACAGCTCCTATCTACTTTTGAGATAGCAAAAAGTAAAACAGGCAAAGGGAAACCCATCGTTATACTTATGCGTACAGAAATGGGAATGGGAGTGGATTTCATGATGGGCACCCATAAATGGCACGGAAAAGCCCCTAACGATGAGGAGTTTGGACGTGCTATGGCGCAACTACCCGAAACCATTGGCGATTTTTAG